The DNA region GGACAACGCGCTGGTCGGCGTCCGATCCGGCAATTGCTGGCCGACGACGGGATCGTGTGTTCGGCCGGGACGGTGCACACCATCATGGCCGAACAGCGGTTGATGGCCCGGCGCAAACAGGCGTGGAAACGCACCACCACGCGCGATCCGGCCGTGCGCACCGCTCACATCGGCAATCACTGTCTGGATGCCACCCAGCGGCGCTCCTTCCAGAGTGACCAGCCCGGAACCAAGACCGTGGGCGATATCACCAACCTGCCGACCCGGGAAGGGTGGCTCTATCTGGCAGTGGTCATCGACCTGGCGACCCGAGCAGTGATTGGCTGGGCGGTGCGTCCGAGGCAGCAGAGCGAGCTGGTCACCGCGGCCCTGCAGATGGCGCATCAGCATGGGCACCTCCACGACGGCGCCATCTTTCACAGCGACCGGGGGAGCCAGTACACCAGCCAGGCGTTTCAGGACCTGTGTGCCGAATTGGCGGTGACCCAGTCGATGGGACGCACCGGTGTGTGCTGGGACAATGCGGTAGCCGAATCGTTCTTTGCGACCCTGAAAAGTGACTTGGCCGCTGAGGTGGGGGTCTTTGCCACCAGACAGGCGGCGCGCAGCTGGATCGTGCGCTACATCGAAGGGTGGTACAACCGGCGTCGACCCCATACCACGAACCATGGGGTAGCGCCGATGACCGCGTGGGAGCGGCTCACTGGTCAGCGGACTGTCTCACGTTCTTGACACACT from Thermomicrobiales bacterium includes:
- a CDS encoding IS3 family transposase translates to MAKEASAYPVTMMCRVLGLSRASYYRWTTRSTSPPSLRSQRHAALTQAIVTKFAESGQRAGRRPIRQLLADDGIVCSAGTVHTIMAEQRLMARRKQAWKRTTTRDPAVRTAHIGNHCLDATQRRSFQSDQPGTKTVGDITNLPTREGWLYLAVVIDLATRAVIGWAVRPRQQSELVTAALQMAHQHGHLHDGAIFHSDRGSQYTSQAFQDLCAELAVTQSMGRTGVCWDNAVAESFFATLKSDLAAEVGVFATRQAARSWIVRYIEGWYNRRRPHTTNHGVAPMTAWERLTGQRTVSRS